One window of Desulfarculus baarsii DSM 2075 genomic DNA carries:
- the phoU gene encoding phosphate signaling complex protein PhoU gives MSVTQFHRQMQQIKEDLVKMAGLVEEALLWSIEALSKRDSQLAQRVISGDRRIDLLENAIDRSCLTLLATYQPVAVDLRFLASALKACSAVERMGDQAVNIAQRALVLCELHPSTVPGTIRTMAEIAREMGSQALDSFMREDLDLARKVIVRDDDLDTMYRVFLEEMIQWMTDEHRLIRRGVEYILASRHLERIGDEATNIAEEAFFLVEGRIVRHGGEDDVAVGPL, from the coding sequence ATGAGCGTCACCCAGTTTCACAGGCAAATGCAGCAGATCAAGGAAGACTTGGTCAAGATGGCCGGTTTGGTCGAGGAGGCGCTGCTGTGGTCCATCGAGGCTTTGTCCAAGCGTGACAGCCAGTTGGCCCAGCGGGTGATCAGCGGCGACCGGCGCATCGACTTGCTGGAAAACGCCATCGACCGGTCCTGCCTGACCCTTTTGGCCACTTATCAGCCGGTGGCGGTGGATCTGCGCTTTCTGGCCTCGGCGCTGAAGGCCTGCTCGGCGGTGGAGCGCATGGGCGATCAGGCGGTGAACATCGCCCAGCGCGCCCTGGTCCTCTGCGAACTGCATCCATCGACGGTGCCGGGCACCATTCGCACCATGGCCGAGATCGCCCGCGAGATGGGCTCCCAGGCCCTGGACAGCTTCATGCGCGAGGATCTGGACCTGGCCCGCAAGGTCATTGTCCGCGATGACGACCTGGACACCATGTACCGGGTTTTCCTTGAGGAAATGATTCAGTGGATGACCGACGAACACCGGCTCATCCGCCGTGGCGTGGAGTACATCCTGGCCTCACGGCACTTGGAGCGCATCGGCGACGAGGCCACCAACATCGCCGAGGAGGCGTTCTTCCTGGTCGAGGGGCGCATCGTGCGCCACGGCGGCGAGGACGACGTGGCCGTGGGGCCTTTGTGA
- the yajC gene encoding preprotein translocase subunit YajC, whose product MLDLLFATNAMAQEAAGGAAPSGIAGMLTGPLPMLVLMFVVFYFLLIRPQQKKTKAHREMLGNLKAGDQIVTSGGIFGRITGLTDQTVVVEIAPQVRIKVQRGAVAGLAGGQPAPAEASAKGKKK is encoded by the coding sequence ATGTTGGACCTGTTGTTCGCCACCAACGCCATGGCCCAGGAGGCCGCCGGCGGCGCCGCCCCCAGCGGTATTGCCGGCATGTTGACCGGCCCCCTGCCCATGCTCGTGCTGATGTTCGTGGTGTTTTATTTTCTGCTGATCCGGCCCCAGCAAAAGAAGACCAAGGCCCATCGCGAGATGCTGGGCAACCTCAAGGCAGGCGACCAGATCGTCACCTCGGGCGGCATTTTCGGCCGCATCACCGGCCTGACCGACCAGACCGTCGTCGTCGAGATCGCGCCCCAGGTGCGCATCAAGGTGCAGCGCGGGGCCGTGGCCGGCCTGGCCGGCGGTCAGCCCGCCCCCGCCGAGGCTTCGGCCAAGGGCAAAAAGAAATAG
- a CDS encoding YIP1 family protein yields the protein MIDFQPRKPWTFFSLSLAVARAPRQRFAALAGQRSLAPPLAYLAVLWLLIAALSGLTALAGGPAVQWLALAWGPSWHGGLALCLWLSLRLIQHDAPLGRCLRIVFYGMWPWLLSAMAPLLPGLAAEAVVVLLAVLILGYIYAGLIAACDLSAPLAVACLIICLVLMAIAAAVAGQAGARVW from the coding sequence ATGATCGACTTCCAGCCGCGCAAGCCCTGGACTTTTTTCAGCCTGAGCCTGGCCGTGGCCCGCGCGCCGCGCCAGCGTTTCGCCGCCCTGGCCGGCCAACGCTCCCTCGCCCCGCCGCTGGCCTATCTGGCCGTGCTGTGGTTGCTGATCGCGGCGCTAAGCGGGTTGACGGCCTTGGCGGGCGGCCCGGCCGTGCAATGGCTGGCGTTGGCCTGGGGCCCGTCGTGGCATGGCGGGTTGGCCCTTTGCCTGTGGCTGTCGCTACGGCTGATCCAGCACGACGCGCCGCTGGGCCGTTGCCTGCGCATTGTTTTTTATGGCATGTGGCCGTGGCTGCTGTCGGCAATGGCGCCGCTGTTGCCGGGCCTGGCGGCCGAAGCCGTGGTGGTGTTGCTGGCCGTGTTGATCCTGGGCTACATCTACGCGGGGTTGATCGCCGCCTGCGACCTGAGCGCGCCCCTGGCCGTGGCCTGTTTGATCATCTGCCTGGTGCTGATGGCCATCGCGGCCGCCGTGGCCGGCCAGGCCGGGGCGCGGGTCTGGTAG
- a CDS encoding response regulator transcription factor, whose protein sequence is MNASTILVVEDEQDIIDLVEFNLRQAGFNVIKATNGLDGLRLAKEKKPALLVLDLMLPGLEGQEVCRRLKQGDDTRRIPVLMLTALASETDRIVGFELGADDYLAKPFSPRELVLRVRAILRRQTGPEEQSAPLRKDALVIHPDRFEVRIDDEMVALTATEFKLLHHLVANAGRVQTRQQLLEHVWGYEYDGYARTVDTHVRRLRKKIGPLSDDIETIRGIGYRYKE, encoded by the coding sequence ATGAACGCATCGACCATTCTGGTGGTTGAGGACGAACAAGACATCATCGACTTGGTCGAGTTCAATCTGCGCCAAGCCGGGTTCAACGTCATCAAGGCCACCAACGGCCTGGACGGCCTGCGCCTGGCCAAGGAAAAAAAGCCGGCCCTGCTGGTGTTGGACCTGATGCTGCCGGGCCTGGAGGGCCAGGAAGTCTGCCGCCGCCTGAAGCAGGGTGACGACACCAGGCGCATCCCGGTGCTGATGCTCACCGCCCTGGCCAGCGAGACCGACCGCATCGTCGGCTTCGAACTGGGGGCCGATGATTATCTGGCCAAGCCCTTCAGCCCACGCGAACTGGTCTTGCGCGTGCGGGCCATTTTGCGACGGCAGACCGGCCCGGAGGAACAGAGCGCGCCTTTGCGCAAAGACGCGCTGGTTATCCACCCAGACCGCTTCGAAGTGCGCATCGACGACGAAATGGTCGCCCTGACCGCCACCGAGTTCAAGCTCCTGCATCATCTGGTGGCCAACGCCGGCCGCGTGCAGACCAGGCAGCAGCTTCTGGAGCACGTCTGGGGCTACGAATACGACGGCTACGCCCGCACCGTCGACACCCATGTGCGCCGGTTACGCAAAAAAATCGGCCCCTTGAGCGACGACATCGAGACCATCCGGGGCATCGGCTATCGCTACAAGGAGTGA
- the pstB gene encoding phosphate ABC transporter ATP-binding protein PstB: protein MVNTQEIVIEVKDLNFYYGKSCALSEVSMDILRNQVTALIGPSGCGKSTFLRLFNRMNDLILGTRVEGKVLLDGQDIYGPDVDAVQLRRRVGMVFQKPNPFPKTIYENVAYGPRLIGVKNKTELDSLVERSLKAAALWDEVSDILQNSALALSGGQQQRLCIARALAVQPEVLLMDEPTSALDPIATARIEELVGQLRESYTVVIVTHNMQQAARVSDQTAFFYMGQLVEKGPTETIFTRPSQQRTEQYITGRFG from the coding sequence ATGGTGAACACGCAAGAGATAGTTATAGAAGTCAAGGACCTGAATTTCTATTATGGTAAGAGTTGCGCTCTTAGCGAGGTGTCCATGGACATCCTGCGCAACCAGGTCACGGCGCTCATCGGCCCTTCCGGCTGTGGCAAGTCCACGTTCCTGCGGCTGTTCAATCGCATGAACGACCTTATTTTGGGCACCAGGGTCGAGGGCAAGGTGCTCCTGGACGGCCAGGACATCTATGGTCCCGATGTTGACGCCGTGCAGCTGCGCCGGCGGGTGGGCATGGTTTTCCAGAAGCCAAACCCGTTTCCCAAGACGATCTACGAAAACGTGGCCTATGGGCCGCGCTTGATCGGCGTGAAGAACAAGACCGAACTGGATAGCCTGGTTGAGCGCTCGCTCAAGGCGGCGGCGTTGTGGGACGAGGTCAGCGACATCCTGCAAAACTCGGCCCTGGCCCTCAGCGGCGGCCAGCAGCAGCGTTTGTGCATCGCCCGGGCCCTGGCCGTGCAGCCCGAAGTGCTCTTGATGGACGAGCCCACCAGCGCCCTGGACCCCATCGCCACGGCGCGCATCGAGGAGTTGGTCGGCCAGCTCCGCGAATCGTACACCGTGGTGATCGTCACCCATAACATGCAGCAGGCGGCCAGGGTCTCCGACCAGACGGCGTTTTTCTACATGGGGCAACTGGTCGAAAAGGGCCCCACGGAGACCATCTTCACCCGGCCCAGCCAGCAAAGGACCGAACAATACATTACCGGACGTTTTGGTTGA
- the tgt gene encoding tRNA guanosine(34) transglycosylase Tgt, whose amino-acid sequence MARLRYQQTARSGRARAGLLHTRRGAVRTPAFMPVGTQATVKTLMPEEVAQAGADMILANTYHLSLRPGAEEVAALGGLHRFMAWDGPILTDSGGFQVFSLAANRKLDESGVSFRSHLDGSAMSLGPERAVQAQELLGSDVMMVLDECPPPGADRAYIATALARDARWAARALAARSEGGGALMGIVQGGVYHDLRRRSAELLLELELDGYALGGLSVGEPKEIMMEVIERTVPLVSGAGPVYLMGVGDPADLVRAVGLGVDMFDCVLPTRTARTGALLTARGRMNIKNARYKDDPRPVEPDCQCPTCRRFSRAYLRHLYMAGELLAYRLNTLHNLHFVLGLMERLRQAIAQDRYEEFARGFLAELELGQQ is encoded by the coding sequence ATGGCCAGGTTGCGCTACCAACAAACGGCCCGGAGTGGCCGGGCCAGGGCGGGCCTTTTGCACACCAGGCGGGGGGCCGTGCGCACGCCGGCGTTCATGCCCGTGGGCACCCAGGCCACGGTCAAGACGCTCATGCCCGAGGAGGTCGCCCAGGCCGGCGCGGACATGATTTTGGCCAACACCTATCATCTGTCGCTACGGCCGGGGGCCGAGGAGGTGGCCGCCCTGGGCGGGCTGCACCGCTTCATGGCCTGGGATGGCCCCATCCTCACCGACAGCGGCGGGTTTCAGGTCTTCAGCCTGGCGGCCAACCGCAAGCTGGATGAATCGGGCGTGAGCTTTCGCTCGCACCTGGACGGCTCGGCCATGAGCCTGGGCCCCGAGCGGGCGGTGCAAGCCCAGGAGCTTTTGGGCAGCGACGTGATGATGGTCTTGGACGAGTGCCCGCCGCCGGGGGCCGACCGAGCCTACATCGCCACGGCCCTGGCCCGCGACGCTCGTTGGGCGGCCCGCGCCCTGGCCGCGCGCTCGGAGGGGGGCGGGGCGCTGATGGGCATCGTGCAAGGCGGGGTCTACCACGATCTGCGCCGCCGATCGGCCGAGCTGCTGCTGGAGCTGGAGTTGGACGGCTACGCCCTGGGCGGGCTCAGCGTGGGTGAGCCCAAAGAAATCATGATGGAGGTCATTGAACGGACAGTGCCTCTTGTGTCCGGGGCCGGACCAGTCTATCTTATGGGGGTTGGCGACCCGGCCGACCTGGTGCGCGCGGTCGGGTTGGGCGTGGACATGTTCGACTGCGTGCTGCCCACGCGCACGGCCCGCACCGGGGCCCTGCTCACCGCGCGCGGGCGCATGAACATTAAAAACGCGCGCTACAAAGACGATCCCCGGCCGGTGGAGCCCGATTGCCAGTGCCCCACCTGCCGGCGTTTCAGCCGGGCCTATCTGCGCCACCTCTACATGGCGGGCGAGCTTTTGGCCTATCGGTTGAACACGTTGCACAACCTGCATTTTGTCTTGGGCCTGATGGAACGGCTACGCCAGGCCATCGCCCAGGATCGTTACGAAGAATTCGCCCGTGGTTTTTTGGCCGAGCTGGAGCTTGGCCAGCAATAG
- the queA gene encoding tRNA preQ1(34) S-adenosylmethionine ribosyltransferase-isomerase QueA — protein MTPLPASPQSPQRLDPLADYDYDLPPELVAQKPAPRRVQARLMALGRDGGPARHLRVAHLCKLLRPGDILVLNDTKVVPARLLVGKESGGRAEVFLLNPALPLERLVDGRERHQALVRAHRPVRPGQRLSLAGADGPWIFVLERGQRGQAVVELPSGALGLAQRFGQAPLPPYIRRPNGPSDDDVRRYQTVYAAKAGAVAAPTAGLHLSHELLAALQRRGVNIARLTLHVGYGTFAEPAPEDLARGRLHAEWVEIDEAACQAVATARAAGGRVIAVGTTSMRALEWLAGPGGAPRPRRGWCDILIQPGHRFRAADGLLTNFHLPRTTLLMLVAALIGRERVLAAYAEAVRQRYRFYSFGDGMLIV, from the coding sequence ATGACGCCGCTGCCGGCCAGCCCCCAGTCGCCCCAGCGCCTGGACCCGCTGGCCGACTACGATTACGATCTGCCGCCGGAGTTGGTGGCCCAAAAGCCGGCCCCACGCCGCGTGCAGGCCCGGCTGATGGCCCTGGGCCGCGACGGTGGCCCGGCGCGCCATCTGCGCGTGGCCCATCTGTGCAAGCTGCTCCGCCCTGGCGATATCCTGGTGCTCAACGACACCAAGGTCGTGCCGGCGCGCCTGCTGGTCGGCAAGGAGTCGGGCGGTCGGGCCGAGGTCTTTCTGCTCAATCCGGCCCTGCCCCTGGAGCGTCTGGTCGACGGCCGCGAACGGCACCAGGCCCTGGTGCGCGCCCATCGGCCGGTGCGGCCAGGTCAGCGCCTGAGCCTGGCCGGCGCGGACGGCCCCTGGATTTTCGTGCTGGAGCGCGGCCAACGTGGCCAGGCCGTGGTGGAGCTGCCCAGCGGCGCGTTGGGGCTGGCCCAGCGCTTTGGCCAAGCGCCGCTGCCGCCCTATATCCGGCGGCCCAACGGCCCCAGTGACGATGATGTCCGCCGTTACCAGACCGTCTATGCGGCCAAGGCCGGGGCCGTGGCCGCGCCCACGGCCGGGCTACACCTCAGCCACGAACTGCTGGCCGCCCTCCAGCGGCGCGGCGTGAACATCGCCCGCCTGACCCTGCACGTGGGCTACGGCACCTTTGCCGAGCCCGCGCCCGAGGATCTGGCCCGAGGCAGATTGCATGCCGAATGGGTCGAGATCGACGAGGCGGCCTGCCAGGCCGTGGCCACGGCGCGCGCCGCCGGCGGGCGAGTCATCGCCGTGGGCACCACCAGCATGCGCGCCCTGGAATGGCTGGCCGGGCCGGGCGGCGCTCCCCGGCCGCGGCGCGGCTGGTGTGATATACTGATCCAGCCCGGCCATCGTTTCCGCGCCGCCGACGGCCTGCTCACCAATTTTCATCTGCCGCGCACGACTCTTTTGATGCTGGTGGCGGCCCTGATCGGCCGCGAGCGGGTGTTGGCGGCCTACGCCGAGGCCGTGCGCCAGCGCTATCGTTTTTATAGCTTCGGCGACGGCATGTTGATCGTCTGA
- a CDS encoding HAMP domain-containing sensor histidine kinase, whose protein sequence is MAIRMTFQNRLLLGCLVVVVCTLIFVTVVLQRSLRGEMMRQVEDEMKQRLVLLSEIVLDRYNPDDGLLGGDRLADALGGKLGARVTLISPAGLVLGDSDVPLAGLAKLDNHGMRPEVVEALEGGSGVSVRYSSTLDTDLMYAAKRLGDGTRPLMVVRLALSLSSVKKTLSQLQRLIMGAVLLGALLSLGMAYMVARGFSRPLKKMTTVATAIAAGDLQRRFRQYPGHEIGDLGRAFDRMADNMQARIDDITAARDRLEAMLRGMVEGVMVVDRDGRVMIANRALMTLLDLPSMPIGMQLSEFVRNPEVLDAIRQVRRGEGHVSTEFRTLSRAPRFLEAQVVRLPDSAPQAGAVAVFHDLTERKRLEEVRRDFVANVSHELRTPLTAIRGSSETLLGGALENQHYAKHFVEMIARNASRLERLTQDLLDLAAMESGREELVKEAIDGASLADSVLATVGELAEERGVELERELPKESLRIMASRRHLEQAVLNLLDNAIKYTESGGKVTLALTEAEGQTRISVKDSGAGIAPEHLGRIFERFYRADKDRSRQMGGTGLGLAIVKHIAQKHGGRVEVESTPGQGSTFTLVLPA, encoded by the coding sequence ATGGCCATCAGGATGACATTCCAGAACAGGTTGCTGCTGGGCTGCCTGGTGGTGGTGGTGTGCACGCTGATTTTCGTGACCGTGGTGTTGCAGCGTTCGCTACGTGGCGAGATGATGCGCCAGGTCGAGGACGAAATGAAGCAGCGACTCGTGTTGCTGAGCGAGATCGTCCTCGACCGCTACAACCCCGACGACGGCCTGCTGGGCGGCGACCGCCTGGCCGACGCCTTGGGCGGCAAGTTGGGCGCGCGGGTGACGCTGATCTCGCCGGCCGGGCTGGTGTTGGGCGATTCGGATGTGCCCCTGGCCGGCCTGGCCAAGCTGGACAACCACGGCATGCGCCCGGAGGTGGTCGAGGCCCTGGAGGGCGGTTCGGGCGTTTCGGTGCGCTACAGCTCCACCCTCGACACCGACTTGATGTATGCGGCCAAGCGCCTGGGCGACGGCACGCGTCCGCTGATGGTGGTGCGGCTGGCCCTGTCGCTCTCCAGCGTTAAAAAAACCCTCAGCCAACTCCAGCGGCTGATCATGGGCGCGGTGCTTTTGGGGGCGCTGTTGTCGCTGGGCATGGCTTATATGGTGGCGCGTGGTTTTTCGCGGCCGCTCAAGAAAATGACCACCGTGGCCACGGCCATCGCCGCCGGCGACCTGCAACGCCGTTTCCGGCAATACCCCGGCCACGAGATCGGCGACCTGGGCCGGGCCTTCGACCGCATGGCCGACAACATGCAAGCGCGCATCGACGACATCACCGCCGCCCGCGATCGGCTGGAGGCCATGTTGCGAGGCATGGTCGAGGGCGTGATGGTCGTCGACCGCGATGGCAGGGTGATGATCGCCAACCGCGCCCTGATGACGCTGTTGGACCTGCCCAGCATGCCCATTGGCATGCAGCTCAGCGAGTTCGTGCGCAACCCCGAGGTGCTCGACGCCATCCGCCAGGTGCGCCGTGGCGAGGGTCACGTCAGCACCGAGTTTCGCACCCTCAGCCGTGCGCCGCGCTTTCTGGAGGCCCAGGTCGTGCGTCTGCCCGATTCGGCGCCCCAGGCCGGGGCCGTGGCCGTGTTCCACGACTTGACCGAGCGCAAGCGTCTGGAGGAAGTGCGCCGTGATTTCGTGGCCAACGTCTCGCACGAGTTGCGCACGCCGCTGACGGCCATCCGTGGCTCGTCGGAGACTCTGCTGGGTGGGGCGCTGGAGAATCAGCACTACGCCAAACACTTTGTCGAGATGATCGCCCGCAACGCCAGCCGGCTGGAGCGCCTGACCCAGGATTTGCTGGATCTGGCGGCCATGGAGTCGGGCCGGGAGGAACTGGTCAAGGAAGCGATCGACGGGGCCTCGTTGGCCGACAGCGTCCTGGCCACGGTGGGCGAGCTGGCCGAGGAGCGCGGCGTGGAGCTGGAGCGCGAGTTGCCCAAGGAGAGCCTGCGCATCATGGCCAGCCGCCGGCACCTGGAGCAGGCGGTGCTCAACCTGCTCGACAACGCCATCAAGTACACCGAAAGCGGCGGCAAGGTCACGCTTGCCCTGACCGAGGCCGAGGGCCAGACGCGCATCAGCGTCAAGGACAGCGGCGCGGGCATCGCCCCGGAGCATCTGGGCCGCATCTTCGAACGCTTTTATCGGGCCGACAAGGACCGCTCGCGCCAGATGGGCGGCACCGGCTTGGGCCTGGCCATCGTCAAACACATCGCCCAGAAGCACGGCGGCCGGGTGGAGGTGGAGTCCACGCCGGGCCAGGGCAGCACGTTCACCCTGGTCCTGCCGGCCTGA